The genomic interval GTGATTACCCATATATGGAGAATCCGGAGCATGCTGCCCCCTTTTGAAGCCCCGGATTCCGGCAAGTAAGTAGCTAAAAAGCTGCAGATTATGTCATTCCGGCAGATATTGACCCCACTTTTGAGCAGCTATAGCTACTAATTCCGGACTCTACCAGCCCTTGCAGGAAAGATTCCGGACGATGCTGACCCCCTTCTGCTCGTAAAAGACTACAGGATTTGGTTCTTTGGTGATCACTTACCAAACAGAGCACCGATGGCTGGAAAACCAAAACCTATGAGTCAGATCAAACAACTACTGCTGCTGCATCAGCAAGGTAAAGGCATTAAGTTCATTGCCCGCAGTCTTTCCCTGAGCAAGAATACGGTCAAGGCGTATCTTGCCAAAACAGCCCTGCTGCCATTAAGCGTGGAGCAACTGCTGTCCCTAGCCGATCCGCTGCTGGAAGCAAAATACCATGCCGGTAATCCTGCCTACAAAGACACCCGCTTTGACCACTTCAAAGAAAAGCTCGACTACTTTGCCTCAGAACTCAAGCAGGTAGGTGTCAACAGAAGATTGCTGTGGGAAGAGTATAAAAAAGAGTATGCCCAAGGCTACGGCTACTCCCAGTTCTGTTTCCACCTCTCTCAGCAGTTATTGGCCCGTAAACCTACCATGGTCCTAACTCACAAAGCGGCTGAAAAACTATTTATCGATTTTGCCGGAAAAAAGCTTTCCTACATTGACAAAGACACCGGCGAAGTGATCTATTGTCAAGTGTTTGCGGCTTGTCTGCCTTATTCTGACTACAGCTTTGCCATGGCTGTTCCCAGTCAAAATATAGAAGACTTCCTGTATGCCCTCCGGTGCTGTTTAGAAGAGATCGGTGGTGTGCCAAAGGTGCTGGTACCGGATAACTTAAAGTCTGCCATTGTGAAAGCCAGTCCCTATGAACCGGATGTTAATCGTGCCATGGAAGATTTTGCTAATCATTATGGGGCAGTGGTGATTCCGGCCAGAGTGCGTAAACCACAGGACAAGGCCTTGGTAGAAAACGGGGTAAAGCTGATCTATAACAGGGTCTATGCTAAACTGCGCCATCAACAGTTCTTTGATCTTTCCTCCCTCAATAAAGCCATCAAGGAGAAAATCCGTGAACATAATCAAACCAGGATGCAAAAGAAGCCCTACTGCAGACAAGAAAAATTCTTAGCCGATGAAAAACACCTACTTGGGCCACTGCCAGACTATAGTTTTGAACTCAAGTATTACCGGGAGTTGAAAGTGGCCCAGAACAACCACATCTACCTGGCTCAGGATAAACATTACTACAGTGTACCCTACACTTACATTGGCTTGCAGGTAAAAGTGATCTACACCCGCTCGATGGTGCATATCTACAGCAAAGGCGAGCAAATAGCTTTGCATGTGAGAGATTACCGCATGGGCAGCTATACCACTATCAAAGAACACCTGTGTTCCCACCATCGGCACTACCTGGAACGTAGCCCGGAATACTACCTGAAAAAAGCCCAAAGTAAATCAGAAGAGTTCTACAAGCTTTTGGAAGGACTCTTCCAGCAGAAACGCTATCCTGAGCAGCTATACCGCACCTGTGATGGCTTGTTGCGCCTGGCAAGCAGAAGTGATGCAGATAGCTTCCGCAAAGCATGTTTGATTGCTATTGAACATGGCAATTACACCTACCGCTTTATGCGCAACCTACTGGAAAACAACATGGTGCATGACCAGGAGCAGATTATAGAACGGTCCTTGCCGGAACATACTAACATCCGGGGCAAAGAGTATTATACCCAATTTTTATCCACCCTCAACTAATCTACTCCTAACTAACAAAACAGATGATGCAAATCCAATCCCAACTCAGTCAGTTGCAACTCCACGGAATGAGTCGCAGCTGGCAGGCACTGCTAGAGACAAGAAAATGCCATGAACTCTCCTTGAGCGAGGGACTCGAACTACTGCTGCAGGCAGAAGAAAATGAGCGAAAGGAACGAAAGTTCCGCCGCTTGCAGCGCAATGCTTTTTTCCGCTACCAGGCTTCTATAGAAGAATTGCAGCCGGGTAGCGCACGTGGCTTAGATAAATCCCTGCTCAACGGGCTGGCCACAGGAGAGTACTTAATCAAAGGGGAGTCCATCCTGATTAGCGGTGCTACTGGAGCAGGCAAAAGTTTTTTAGCTTCTGCTTTAGGACACCAGGCCTGTGCACAGGGATATTCAGTAGCTTATTTTAATGTAGCTAAACTGCTGCTGAAAACAAAGATGGCCCGGGTAGATGGCAGCTTAATCAAGTTCTTTGAGAAGCTATCCAAAACCCGCTTACTGATTTTGGATGACTTTGGCTTAACCCCTTTAGAAGCAGGACAGCGATTAGACCTGATGGAGATGATCGAAGACCGCCATGCCCGTGCCTCTACCATTATTGCTTCTCAACTACCGATCAGCAGCTGGTATGAAGTAATTGGGGAAGCAACTATTGCCGATGCCATCCTCGACCGGCTGCTGCATACCTCTTACCGAATAGAGTTGAAAGGTGAAAGTTTAAGAAAAAAACACTAACATTGTCAGACCATCGGGTTCTTTGAACCACTTCCTTTTTGGTGTGTCAGTATCGCTAAAGGGGGTCAACATCACCGGAATATCCAATATACAAGCGGATATGGCAGATGAACGAGACTCTAAACATTTAGTGGCAATAATAGGCAAGCTATCAAGTACACTCAAACACTACGGTCTGCCTCTTCAATATTTATTAGCAGATGGAGGCTTCGGTTCTGGTGAGAACGGACCTGCTACGTGCCTGAGCATCGGCTCCTCGCTTTTCTAGAAGCTAACAAGATCAAAGGTTTTATTGCCTTACCGGGTAGTTATCATCCCATCAGAGAAGGTTTTCACTATGATGCGACAGAGAATGCTTATGTTTGCCGCAATGAAAAGTTGCTCTATTATCATGGCATTAGAATGGAAAATGGCTTTGCCACTCATTACTACCATGCCCGGGTGCAGGATTGTAAAGAGTGTCCGCTAAAAAAAGCATGCTGTGGCAATAAAAGGTGACAAAGCCTCACTTTTAGTGTCTACCGCCACTATCATCAGCGTATGCAGGAGCGAGTAGAAAGCAAAGAAGGTAAAAAAATGAAAGGGCGAAGAATGGCCACGGTAGAACCTGTTTTTGGCAGCTTACTTAACTACTATGGTATGAAAAGAAGCAATGCTAAAGGTAAAGGAGCCGCTCACAAAATGCTGCTGAACCTGCTACGAGTGTGCATCGGCTTCGGGCAGCCACAGCTTATAACCTACAGAAACTGCTCTCTTGCTCTGTTTAGCCCAATGCCAATGTTCAAATCATTACCCTAAAGCAGGCCAATACCTTTATTTTGTACTCCGCTACGTTGTGCAACACCCAGGGGGAGTTAAATTAACTACCCAATGACTACAATATTCCTTTTTCAATTTCTTCTAAATAAATAAAGTCGGGTGATTTTACTCCTGCCTCTATTCTGATTTGCACCAATTTTGGTGATTCAAAAAACTGCCTGGCATTGTCTAAGGAATTCCATTGCGAAAAGTGTACAATTTTATTAGCATCTTTTTCATATTTGAGAACCTGATAGGATATCTCTCCCGCTTGTTTTCTTATGCTGGATGCATGGTCAAATATTTTTTTCCATACTTGATAGTCTTTTACCTGGTGAATGATTAAAACATATTTCATTTCTATTGAATGGTAAGGTAACGCTTAATTTTAGCTATAAATAATGAGTGAATAATTACCAAAATAAATCCATTTCACCAATTGTTACTCAACGATTGAGATTTTGTTTTTTGTTAAAGGTTACTACTTACACTGTTTATGCTAGTTCTTTACTATTGAAGATAGGGCCATGTAGAGCCATTTTCAAGGTTTTTTGTTGTATTGGATGTCTTAAAACGAAGGTAGTTACAAAAGGAGATTGCTTTCCCTTTCTCTATCATTTAATGCATACTTTATGCTCGTAGTTTTAAATCATGCAGGCTGCCTTTAGCTGTAGCGCTATAATGAGGCAGGCCACTGATTGGCCCAAGCAGGTGCCGGCAATTGTACTTTTTATTTTACAAGGTTTTGCCTTATTTCTGCGTAAATTTTTTCTGTTTCCATTACAGGTATATGTAGCGCTCTTCCATAGTGTATGATGGCTCCAGCAAATAGTTCTAATTCAGTATGGGCTTTATTAGAGTGAACATCAAGCTGCAGGGATGTTGGGGTATGATAGGGAAAGGTCGAGGCTTTTTCAAAGGTAAGTTCAATAATGTCTTCAGGGATAGTAATTCCTTTACCGATTGTAATTTGTTGTATTTCACGCATGATTGCCCTTGCTCTTGCTCTTAGTTCAGGTTCTTCATATACCTGACCGATGGGTTTGTTGTACCTTGCCGATACCAAGCCGAAGCTGGCAATAAAGAAAAACTTGATCCATATATCGGGAAGGGCATTCTCTTTATAGATTATATCCACTCCACTCTCTTTTAATACATCCACTACCCATGTAGGCTCCCTACTTTTTTTCTGGGGGTCCTTGCCTACAATGATCTTTCCCCTATTTCCTTTGTGTTCTACTACTCCTTTTTCCTTTATATGCGAGGCTACATACACGCAAGCCGGAAAAACCACACCGGTAGTAATTATGTTTCTCATTCTTTCATAGATATCCACCCCGTTCATTAAGGGCAGCAGTAAAGTATCCGCCTTTATTTTTTCCTTTATTTGCAGGCAAACCTGTTCCAGGTCATATTCTTTTACACAAATGAGGATTAGGTCTGACTCCGGGAGGTGTGCTATCTCATCAATAATAGTATCAGGTCTGACAACCGGGTCTACATGCTCAGGGGAAAGCAGGGTCAGCCCGGATGCTTTTACTCTCGTATAGGTTTCTCCCCTGGCAACGAAGGTAATTTTAACTGTGGGATTATTTTTATACTGATAGGCGAGTTTGAAGCCAAAATAGCCTCCCACGCCTCCAAGTCCAATTATAGTTATTTTTTTACCTTCCATTTCATTTGGTATTTTATTGAGACAAAGCTACAACTCTCACAGAGATGATTTATTCATTGGGTGACACATCCTAAAAAGAGTTACCATTTAGTATTAACCCTTAATTATTACCGGACGAAGTTAGATCGAATTTGAGTTCTACCAATTCCCCCTTTGTGTTAACTCCTTAACTTGAGCCAGTCCCACTTTATGTTTACATATATGGACTTCTAAATAAATTTAGCGAACGTATTAACTGACTTTACCTATACTCATTTTTACAGTTAAATAGTAGAAAAACTTCACCCATCTTGCCTGTTGTTGATTCCTTTTTTTATCAATCTAAGTTTGCAATGGAATTGTACTACGGCTAATGATTTCTCTCAACGGTTGGGGTATAAATCTAATAACTTGATTTAAAATTGATTTATTTATATTACATATGAGGATAGAAGTCAAGATCTATTTTTCAAATAAGGTCTACGATAAACAGCCACCCCAAACTTGATAGACAACTCTTGCTAGTGTATCTTGGTTGAGAAAAATATTTGTGACTGATCCTAGTGTCTGTTCCTGTGTTGTGCTAGTGCAAATTTTTAGGCAAAGTTTATGTCACACATCCCTCTTCTGAGCATCAGCGACTTTTTTCAGGCTTATCGCCTTGGCCAGCCGCTACATCCTGAAATTATGTGTATGCGCCTAGAGGACCAACCTGACACCAAACTGATGGCAATGCCTTTGTACCGATCTGATTTTTTTCGCGTGATTCAATTCACTGACGCTGTATTAACCTATACCACTCATGAGAAAAGAGTTTCGGTAGAAGGGTCTTGTTTGAGTTTTAGTTATCCGGGAAAACTGGAGTCCTGGGAGCGCGAAGGTCGCTTGTATGGGACAGTCATCTATTTTTCGCAAGCATTTGCCCACTTGGATACTACCCATTCAGGTTTTAACCAAGATTATCCTTATTTTACTTTTGAAGGAGATCTTATTCTAAATTTAGATCAAAGGGAGGCTTGGCAACTCAGAGGGCAAGCCCAAGAAATGATTAAAGAAATGTATTCGGATCTCTCTGATAAGCTTAGCATGATTGAAAAGCTACTAGCCCTGTACCTGCATACCATTCGGCGGCTGTATGTGCAGAAAATGGGTGCCCAACCTTCTGAGAGCAAATCAAACCAAGCCTGGTTTAACCGCTTCCGGAAAGCTACTGAAGACTATTTTGGACAACTAGCCCAAGGAGAGCAAAGGGTAATCCTTCTGTCTCCATCTTAGCCCAATCTTTAGGAATAAGCCCAAATTACCTTAATGAAATTATCAAAAGCCTTACCGGACAACCCGCTTCTGCCCATTTACAGCGTAAAATGATACTTGAGATAAAAAGTTATCTGTTGCATACCAATGATCAAGTAGCCGAGATTGCTTACCGGCTAGGCTTTGAGAATATACCTTATTTCAACCGCTTTTTTAAAAACATACAGGACTTACACCAGTAGAGTTTCGCAGGCATATTAGCTGATAACTGCCTGTAAACCCGTAAAAAGCATAAGCATTCCCCTGAAAAGTATTACCGTAGATAGCAGTGGTAGTCATATCTTTGATATTCTAAAAAAACAAGAACTATGAAACTGCTAAGCCCTACCTTCCTTATTTCCCTTACTTTATTTGCGCTGCCCTATTCAACACTACAGGCACAAAAGACTAACTCAAAAGGCAAACTAGCAAATACAGAGCAAAAAGGAGTTGATCTTTCCTATATCCAATCACAACTCACAGAGGAGGAATACAAGGAATTTCAAAACTGGGTGGCTTTAGGTGTAGGTGGCTTGCCACACACTGTGGAGGGCTTCCGTACCTTGCAAAACCTGAATAAGAAACTCAGAGATCCACTGGATATATCCCACCTTACCTCCAAGATGGGTAAGTCTGGGGATGTACAGACGCTTAAGAATCTACCCAAGCGCAATGGCAAGAGACCGACAATTGCTCCATTTGCCATCCCACACCGGCAGATGGATCAGCATAACAGCGATTTGATTCGGCAGAAGCAAAAAACTGTTTTCGAGCAAATAGTAGGTCAAAACAAAGGGGTGGTTCATTTCCAGAAGAGCTACTTTGAAAAGCATAATGAAGCTGTTTTTTTAAATGATAGCACAAAGAGCAATCAGAGTGTAGTGCTCACTACCCATGGCGAAGTGGGACATATGCACCCAAGTGATGGGTCGATGCATTTCTCCTTGAGTCCCTCTGATACCAAGGAGGTGTTGGCACAAGGTTGGGGGGAATTGCATGGGCTAGCCGGGCAGGTATATAAAGAGAATGCAGCCTTGCCTGCTACCTACCTGATGGTGTATTCGCCAAGGACAGAAGGGGAATTAGCGGTGGTCAAACAGATTTTACAGGCAGCTATCCACTATTCTTCCCTTCAGGAAAAAAGGCCCACTAATGCTAAATAGAATGAACTCTATGATAAGCCATATATAGAATAAAGGTTACTACTGTTTCAAAAAACGGGCGAAAAAAATAACTCTTGATTTTTGAACCAACTCACATTTCTTATTTAAACCCATTGCTAATCTTTATGGCTCAGCTCATACTTGATAGATGACTTGGCTAAAAGGTTGATGCCAATAAAGTAGGGCATCAGCATAGTAAAAGCCGGTATATAAGATAAATAGTTTGCGATAGCTAACGGGCCGGTTATGGTGACTGGCAGTAGGTTGAGCAGAGCACCCAGACAGGCAAAAATAACATAGGTGTATGAAGCTGCTTTGGAGAACTGCTTAGATAACCTTAATGCAGTGGCCAGGGCTGCAGTAGCCAAATAAATGAAGGCCACCTCCACCATACGAATAATGGTAAAAGCCTCATCAAGTGGCTTCATCCAGGCAGGTTTGGCAGGTGCACCCTCTATGGAATAGGTCACAAATACATTTGTAAGGAAATACCCCCAGTAAGCCATATTAAGTATAAATAAGGGCAAGGCAATTCTGATCTGCAACTTACTCAGCTTTGCATACCGGCTACCGAGTGTATTTGCCAGAACCTTATTGAGGCGCTCAAAGCCAATAGCCATAAAAATACCACCTGCAATCAGGAAACTATACCTGACTATCTGCTCATTGGCCTCTAATGCCCATCCTGAAGCCGTTTCTGGAGGTGGCCCCATACCACCAAAAATGGCGAATAGCATCCAGGGATAAATTAAAAATGAAGCTGTCTTTGCTTGTAACTCTCCTGGCGCCTGTGAAAGCTTTCGTATGGCCATAGCCATTAGTAGAGCATTTAGCAGCCAAATCGGTATATAGGCCCTGTAATCGATATGCCCAACTAGAAAGGCTAGCGCTGTTACCAGAACAGGGACAGAGAGCAAGTAAACAAAACTGATATTTTTTAAACTATTTTGCAACGACACTATTTTAATTCTCCAATTTAATGTTTTCTGATGCTAACTTCTTTCTTCAAATAAATGAATATAATTTCTTACATGTTACATATGGGAAAAATCGTCAAATTAAGTAGTTAATTCCAATGAGCCACCTTTAGATGATCAAGTTTTGAAAAGTTGAAGATAGCGAGAAAAAAGCTTTTGGTCCAAAAGGCAGAAGTGATCACAGGCTGTGAGTAGAGTTATAGAGTAGAATATAGAAAACTTCACGCTATAGAAAGTTCACTTACTAGCTATTGTAATGGGCAGTTAAAATAACTTCCCTTTCTGTATTACTTTAAACTAGTCTTATCTATTGGGAGGAGGTCATTGTTATTTTCCTCTTTAAATTTTTAGTATAACTCAGCTAGCTAGAAAATAATGAAGCATATTTTGCTGGTTAGAATTCTAATCAGTAAAATATGCTTCATTACATGCAAAAAGTAATTATATTTTCTCCTTTTTGGCTTTCTGATTGACAGAGCCTTCAGCAATTTGAGTCAGCAAGGAATCTGTATCCTTCTCTTCCTGCAGGGTTTGTTCCAGTAGCCCGGCTGCTTGTTTGAATCCCAGTACACCGGCTAATGTTTTTAAGGTTCCATAAGAAGCAATCTCATAATGTTCTACTTTCTGAGCACAGGAAATTAAAGCAACATCCCGGGTTAAGGTGCCTTCCTTTGTGTCTTCAATCATTTCCAGGGCTTCTTTTACTAGTCCATTCATAGCTTCACACTTCTTGGCAGAGGCTTCTTCCCCGATGGATTCAAAGACTTGTTCCAACCTGGTAACTTGCTCTTTTGTCTGAGCCAGATGTGTTTCAAAGGCTTTTAACAAAGGTGCAGAGGTAGTTGCTTTAGCTAATGTGGGCATATTTTTGACCAGGTGACTTTCTGCCCAGTAAATATCTTTGAGTTCTTCGATGAAAAGTTCTTTCAAAGCACTTTCCTCGGAAGAATCACTTTGAGCGGCGGCCGCTGATTTAGTAGTTGACATAGTGGTTTGTTATAGGTTAAGTGTAGATATACGCTTGATGGGAACAATGGTTTGAATAATTAAGCTGTAATCTATTGTACTCTTTCATTAATGATAGATGGAATGGGAGTAAAAATTTATATCAATTGTGGCCTTACTCCAAAGGCTGATTAATTTAATTCCCCCTTTCTTGAAACTACTAATTGTAGTGGTTCCTATCTGCTAACTACCCAAAAAACAGGGAACTGGACAGAACCATTAGTGCTACGTTCAAAGCAGACCAATCTTGTAAACAATAGGCTAGGTTTGTACCTAGTAAATATGTTGATAGTTCCTGCAGATGTAAACCTCGTATATCCATCTAACTGCAGCGTAATCTGTGACTAGATCAGTCAAGACTGGAGACCAGCCATAGTCAATAGCTAACGGGCTTAGGTTCGCTTACTAATACTTCCTTCATAACTATATCCAAATCCAGGAGTGCTTTGGAGCAGTCCCCATAAAAGGAAGAACCATGCATGGTGGCTAGTGTTGTAGGCTGCAAGCTTGCTAATTCCTGCAATATGTAGGCGTTGTTGTGTTGGTAAGGCATGTAGCTATGTAAGGGACTATGCTGCATGGCAATAAGGGTAGTGCGTACCTGTTCGAGAATATCGTTTTTAGTGAGTGCTTCTCCATTGCCAAACTGATGAAACAGGTCTGAGCAGAGCAAGACTTTGTTCGTCTCCTCGAAGAGAACACCAGCATCCCATCCATGGGGCAGGTGAGGGGTAGGGATAAATCGGTAGCTGTACTTCCCGGTTTGCAGCATCTCTGCCCTTGTTAAGCCCTTGGCCGGACGTATGGCAAAATCACTCATGTTCACCATGGCCCCCACTTGACTGCAAACAGCCTGTGCCTGAGGAGCAATCTGTAACCACTCGTTTAAGGCACCACACTCATCTACTTCAAAATGGCTAAAGCCAATCCAGCGGATATCTTGGGGATGTATCAATCTACCTACAGCTTCTTTTAGTAGCGGAAACATGCCACGCATACCGGTATGATAAAGCATAGGTTCATCATCTTTGACCAAAAAGTGATTGAACTGCATGTTTAACTCAGGCACCCACACACTGATCCTGTACAGATCCGGAGCAATTTCATTGATAGTTGTCATAATAATAATGTTTAAGTGGGTTAACTAATAAGAATTACTAAAACTCATGCTAAGCAAATGCAGGCATCCTTTAGGAGTGGAGAATAACATAAATGCCTTTTAGGGCAAAGGATAGTAAAAATTAACTTGAGATAAAAGGTACTCCTCTGCTGCTTGCTCTTTAAAAGGGCAGCAGCAATGGCTATTTGATCTGATCAGCAATCAAAGGCTACTGCTACAGGGGTGGGCTTTGCAGCAGCTATTTACTTGTTAAAACAAAGTTTTCTTTAGCTAACATATACACAGAGGGAAGCTCACCGGTTAAACTTTTAAAGTCTTTATTGAAGTGTGTCTGATCGGAATACCCATTCAGGTAGGAAAGCTGTGCCAGGCTAATAGAAGGATATGTATTGATGTAGTCTAGCACCTTGCCCAGGCGGTTAATGCGCATATACGCCTTGGGGCTTATTCCTAATTTGTTTTTGAACTCACGCTCCAGCTGACGTTTACTGATGCAAGCCCTGTCACTCAAGCTTTCCACCGATATTTCTCCTTTTTGCCTGCGAATCAGATCGGCTGCGTACTGCACATAAGAAGTAGGGTTACTTGCTTTGTAGAGCCTATTAAGTAGGTACTCATCTGCCAGCCTGATTCGTTGTTCAACCGTTTTTAAAGCTTCAAGCTGCAAGCAGAAGCTAATGAAGGATTCACCCAAGACATCTTTTAAATCAGCATAACGATTGATAAATTCTCCAGCCGGCACACCAAATATAAAGTACATAGCTTCCGGTTTGAAGCGTATACCAAAAGTTTCGACTCTATCTTTAAACTGAACAATGTAAGGGTCTGTCCAAAAACCTACCAAGGAAAAAACCGGACTTGTTTGCCAGCCTGCCGCTATCTTTATCTCACAACGGGCATCCGATAAGTGCAAGACCAGATCTATATAGCCGGAGGGCAATACGGTTTGTTCGATGACAGCTGTAGATGAGCCTAGGATGGTGCCTTCCCAGTATTGAACAACAAAGGGTTTTAAGGGGGCTGTTGGCGAATGTTCCTGTACTAATCTTTTCATGCCTTTTTTGTTACTATAGCTTGAAAAAGGATAAACTCAGAGAAGATCAAGCTGGTAAATCAGCTTTCTCTTTAACTGAGCTGCTATTTTCTACTGAACATTGCCTGCTAGGCTCCCTACCCAGAAAAGGTGTACCCATGGCAGTATCATCTACTTGCAAGCCATACTTTTTGTTGAGCAGATCCATT from Rhodocytophaga rosea carries:
- a CDS encoding transposase; its protein translation is MQERVESKEGKKMKGRRMATVEPVFGSLLNYYGMKRSNAKGKGAAHKMLLNLLRVCIGFGQPQLITYRNCSLALFSPMPMFKSLP
- the istB gene encoding IS21-like element helper ATPase IstB, with the protein product MMQIQSQLSQLQLHGMSRSWQALLETRKCHELSLSEGLELLLQAEENERKERKFRRLQRNAFFRYQASIEELQPGSARGLDKSLLNGLATGEYLIKGESILISGATGAGKSFLASALGHQACAQGYSVAYFNVAKLLLKTKMARVDGSLIKFFEKLSKTRLLILDDFGLTPLEAGQRLDLMEMIEDRHARASTIIASQLPISSWYEVIGEATIADAILDRLLHTSYRIELKGESLRKKH
- a CDS encoding AraC family transcriptional regulator; this encodes MKRLVQEHSPTAPLKPFVVQYWEGTILGSSTAVIEQTVLPSGYIDLVLHLSDARCEIKIAAGWQTSPVFSLVGFWTDPYIVQFKDRVETFGIRFKPEAMYFIFGVPAGEFINRYADLKDVLGESFISFCLQLEALKTVEQRIRLADEYLLNRLYKASNPTSYVQYAADLIRRQKGEISVESLSDRACISKRQLEREFKNKLGISPKAYMRINRLGKVLDYINTYPSISLAQLSYLNGYSDQTHFNKDFKSLTGELPSVYMLAKENFVLTSK
- a CDS encoding luciferase domain-containing protein, with the protein product MKLLSPTFLISLTLFALPYSTLQAQKTNSKGKLANTEQKGVDLSYIQSQLTEEEYKEFQNWVALGVGGLPHTVEGFRTLQNLNKKLRDPLDISHLTSKMGKSGDVQTLKNLPKRNGKRPTIAPFAIPHRQMDQHNSDLIRQKQKTVFEQIVGQNKGVVHFQKSYFEKHNEAVFLNDSTKSNQSVVLTTHGEVGHMHPSDGSMHFSLSPSDTKEVLAQGWGELHGLAGQVYKENAALPATYLMVYSPRTEGELAVVKQILQAAIHYSSLQEKRPTNAK
- a CDS encoding antibiotic biosynthesis monooxygenase, translating into MKYVLIIHQVKDYQVWKKIFDHASSIRKQAGEISYQVLKYEKDANKIVHFSQWNSLDNARQFFESPKLVQIRIEAGVKSPDFIYLEEIEKGIL
- a CDS encoding helix-turn-helix domain-containing protein, with protein sequence MKSLTGQPASAHLQRKMILEIKSYLLHTNDQVAEIAYRLGFENIPYFNRFFKNIQDLHQ
- a CDS encoding oxygen-binding di-iron domain-containing protein — its product is MTTINEIAPDLYRISVWVPELNMQFNHFLVKDDEPMLYHTGMRGMFPLLKEAVGRLIHPQDIRWIGFSHFEVDECGALNEWLQIAPQAQAVCSQVGAMVNMSDFAIRPAKGLTRAEMLQTGKYSYRFIPTPHLPHGWDAGVLFEETNKVLLCSDLFHQFGNGEALTKNDILEQVRTTLIAMQHSPLHSYMPYQHNNAYILQELASLQPTTLATMHGSSFYGDCSKALLDLDIVMKEVLVSEPKPVSY
- the istA gene encoding IS21 family transposase; protein product: MAGKPKPMSQIKQLLLLHQQGKGIKFIARSLSLSKNTVKAYLAKTALLPLSVEQLLSLADPLLEAKYHAGNPAYKDTRFDHFKEKLDYFASELKQVGVNRRLLWEEYKKEYAQGYGYSQFCFHLSQQLLARKPTMVLTHKAAEKLFIDFAGKKLSYIDKDTGEVIYCQVFAACLPYSDYSFAMAVPSQNIEDFLYALRCCLEEIGGVPKVLVPDNLKSAIVKASPYEPDVNRAMEDFANHYGAVVIPARVRKPQDKALVENGVKLIYNRVYAKLRHQQFFDLSSLNKAIKEKIREHNQTRMQKKPYCRQEKFLADEKHLLGPLPDYSFELKYYRELKVAQNNHIYLAQDKHYYSVPYTYIGLQVKVIYTRSMVHIYSKGEQIALHVRDYRMGSYTTIKEHLCSHHRHYLERSPEYYLKKAQSKSEEFYKLLEGLFQQKRYPEQLYRTCDGLLRLASRSDADSFRKACLIAIEHGNYTYRFMRNLLENNMVHDQEQIIERSLPEHTNIRGKEYYTQFLSTLN
- a CDS encoding YciE/YciF ferroxidase family protein, with translation MSTTKSAAAAQSDSSEESALKELFIEELKDIYWAESHLVKNMPTLAKATTSAPLLKAFETHLAQTKEQVTRLEQVFESIGEEASAKKCEAMNGLVKEALEMIEDTKEGTLTRDVALISCAQKVEHYEIASYGTLKTLAGVLGFKQAAGLLEQTLQEEKDTDSLLTQIAEGSVNQKAKKEKI
- a CDS encoding ketopantoate reductase family protein, which produces MEGKKITIIGLGGVGGYFGFKLAYQYKNNPTVKITFVARGETYTRVKASGLTLLSPEHVDPVVRPDTIIDEIAHLPESDLILICVKEYDLEQVCLQIKEKIKADTLLLPLMNGVDIYERMRNIITTGVVFPACVYVASHIKEKGVVEHKGNRGKIIVGKDPQKKSREPTWVVDVLKESGVDIIYKENALPDIWIKFFFIASFGLVSARYNKPIGQVYEEPELRARARAIMREIQQITIGKGITIPEDIIELTFEKASTFPYHTPTSLQLDVHSNKAHTELELFAGAIIHYGRALHIPVMETEKIYAEIRQNLVK